DNA from candidate division WOR-3 bacterium:
ATTAACTATATTTAGGCCTAAGACTTCAAGATTAAAATCTTTTAAGAGGTTTGCCAGATAACCCCCTAATAGCGATGATACAAATCCACTGATACCAGTAACCGCAGCAAAGATGGCAAAATAACTTTCTTTAAGTTCTTCGTTATCAGAAAGTGAGAAAAGAATATTAAAGACACTCAGATTTACTCCTGACCAGAAAATGCCGGTGAGAAATGCATCAATCCAAACCGGTAAAAGAAAATTGGCGGTGGGGAAAATCCAGAGCAAAGGCAGAAAGGCAATAGAGAAAAAATTAATAAATAGAATTGGTTTTGATTGAAAGCGGTCAATTGCTTTTCCCCATAATGGTTGAAAGATAAATGTCACAATACCTGCAATAATAGAGTAAATTGCAACAGTAGAATATTGCATTCTAAGATTTTGGAGCATAAAGACTAAATAAAAGGGACTGGCAATACTTGAGGTGATATACCAAAATCCAACAAAACGTAAAAATTTACGAAAATTTGTGTCTTTGAACGGAGCGGAAATAATTGCCCGCAAATTAGTTGGTTGCCTGACCATACTAATCTCTGGTTGTTGAGACAAAAGAATCGTACCTACTAATGCACAAAGGCTGGCGATTAAGAAAATTATGCCAAAGCCAAAGTTATGTTGGTTCGTTGCCTTAAAATAGTCTAGGAGTTTAGCTCCGCTAAAAGATACCGCCATACCAATTAAGCCCATTGCAGTGTTACGAATACCGAAGAACCGGCCGCGCATCTCTTTGGGCACTAAATCACTCATCCACGAGAGCCAGGCATTATCAGCTATCATCAATAATGCATTAAAAACTCCAATAATGACTAAAAGATGCGACAACCGAGGCGTAACATTAAATAACAAGAGTACAGCCAAAATAAAAAATAGGGCACGGCCAATACCTGAAGTAACAACTGTAAGCGGTTTTCTGCGACTTAACCGATTTACTAAAAAAGCCGAAACAAATCCAAAACTAGTTAGAAGCGCAGGGATTGCTGCTAAAAGTCCAATGTGAAAAGCCGAGGCTTTCAAATATAAAGCAAAACCAGTTAAAAACATACCTCCGGTCAGAGTTATATGAATATTAGTAAAAAGTCCTTGCAGAATAGAGATGCGAAGTGCTTTTTTAATAACTGTATCTTGCATAAAGAGTTAATATTACAAAACCTGTTCTCAAAAGTCAATTATAATTATTAAGAAAAACTGTCTTCTATAATTTTGAAATATTTATGCCATGGTTTTATCCTCAAAAAAACTAGCATGATACTAACAACAAAAAATAGATATATCTTTATTTCTTCATACTTTGACAATATAATATTGGAGTGGTTCAATTTTAACGGTTAATAGAATTAGTGTGGTTAGTAAAAAATTTGAAAGATTATTTTCAACCGTAAAACCAGGAAAATATGAAAATGAAAACAATAAGCCAAAAACAATGTCCTAAAAAGCAGATAGTTGCTTATATACATATACTAAGAACTTATAGACCAAGGAAATCAACCTTGTTTATTTTTTGTAGGTTTCGTACTTTTTGCTCTAATAATTAAGTCATAGTCTTTTTGGGTCAATAGCATAAAATATTTGACAGCACTACGATTTTCTATTAAACTTTTGCCAAATATATTTCTGAGAGGCAATATCGACTGCTAAATATACCTAATATTTTCCTTCTTTACTTACTGAATGATAACCGCATTCGCAACCAAAGAGATATAGCATATGCCTCATTACCCAATTTCCTAAAAGATACTATATTTCCTAAAAGATACTATAACCGATGTGTTTTAAGATGTCTTATTCGCCGAGGTTACTTTTGTGCTTTGACGCCCAGTTTTCAATATTCTCTTAACCTTCCTTCGCTATCTATACCTCCGTAGAGGGAGTCATACCATCATTTTGTAAAGTTTTTTATTTTATTCTTTGTAATTCAAAGAGTTGAATGAAAATTTTATCTCTATTTTTGTTGAAATATACATATAACTTCGCTGAGAGGTAAAGTTAACATTATAGGAGCAGACTTTTGGAGTTTTGGGTTAAAAATAATAATGTCTTAATTCGGGGTAACTTTGAATAAGGCGTCCTGTCCGCAGTTGGTCTTAGAGGTCTTTGAATGAATTAATGTTTTCCCCATCAGCACAGATATCTCTGTTATTCTCAATTTTTTTGCAAATTCAGAGGGACTTTTTCATAATTCTCATCTTAAGCTTAAGTCCAAATTGGGAAATCACAAAATGCACTGTATCGAGAAGATTAAATACAAAAACAACTGCAAAATGAACAAATCATGCACTATTTTAACAAATGCTATCTAATAACTAATGACTCTCAGATAATTTTAAGAGTTTGACAATGTTTGTGAAAATTCTGGTAAATTTAGATAAGCATATTGGCTTCGTTAACATTTTTATAAATCTGCTAATTTTTTTTATTCAGATTCTATTACAAATTAGGTTTCGATTTTCTAATCGATAATACTACTTTTTAATTGTTTCAACCAACACTAATTCAGGTAAGCCTTTAATCTTTTTTGTAGTTAAAAAAGTAGGTTATTCAAATCTTGCACTATAAAGACAACCGCAATATTTTTGCCGATATAAATCCAGTTTTTTACTGAGTTGAAAGTCTTTTTCTTCTTGTTGGTAATTGGTTTCAATAAATGTAATGTGATATTTTTTGCCAATTTTTTTACCCAAAGAATTGATGATGGCAGCATTTTTATAAGGACTGGCGGTTAATGTAGTTGCATAATACCGAATTGATTCTTTTTGCGCATATTCTGCAGTTGCCTCAAGACGAATGCGAAAACAACGCCAACAGCGTGGACCTCCTTCTTGCCAATGTTCTAAACCCAAAATTGCAGAATGCCAGTTTAGATTATCGTTTGCCCCATAAATTAGTTTTACTTTACAATGGGTAAGTAATTTCTCAGTTGCAATTAGCCGTTGCTGATATTCAATGGGTGGTTCAATGTTAGGATTATAAAAATAACCAATGACTTCATAATTTTCTTGCAACCGCTTAATAATTTGACTAGCACAAATCCCACAACAGATATGAAGTAATAGTTTATCTTTCATTTATTTTGACCTATGAGAAAACTTTTAATTCTTCAAAACATATTTTTATTTATCGTGCTGTTCGCTTCTTTTAATTCTTTGAAGTCTCAAGATTAGGCGATTCTTAACTACCTTTAGATGGATTCTATTTTATCGTTTT
Protein-coding regions in this window:
- a CDS encoding epoxyqueuosine reductase QueH translates to MKDKLLLHICCGICASQIIKRLQENYEVIGYFYNPNIEPPIEYQQRLIATEKLLTHCKVKLIYGANDNLNWHSAILGLEHWQEGGPRCWRCFRIRLEATAEYAQKESIRYYATTLTASPYKNAAIINSLGKKIGKKYHITFIETNYQQEEKDFQLSKKLDLYRQKYCGCLYSARFE
- a CDS encoding MFS transporter, producing the protein MQDTVIKKALRISILQGLFTNIHITLTGGMFLTGFALYLKASAFHIGLLAAIPALLTSFGFVSAFLVNRLSRRKPLTVVTSGIGRALFFILAVLLLFNVTPRLSHLLVIIGVFNALLMIADNAWLSWMSDLVPKEMRGRFFGIRNTAMGLIGMAVSFSGAKLLDYFKATNQHNFGFGIIFLIASLCALVGTILLSQQPEISMVRQPTNLRAIISAPFKDTNFRKFLRFVGFWYITSSIASPFYLVFMLQNLRMQYSTVAIYSIIAGIVTFIFQPLWGKAIDRFQSKPILFINFFSIAFLPLLWIFPTANFLLPVWIDAFLTGIFWSGVNLSVFNILFSLSDNEELKESYFAIFAAVTGISGFVSSLLGGYLANLLKDFNLEVLGLNIVNYQLFFIFAGISRFIALLLLKQVKEAKATSPSYALGIMTDYALRRLNYGKEFILNTIRFLRSR